The nucleotide sequence CAGCGCAACGGTTGCGCGTACTGCGTGCGGGTGCACGTCGAGCGGGCGCTCGCCGCCGGCGTCACGGCGGACGACATCGCGCAGCTCCCGGTGTGGCGCGAGTCCGGCGTCTTCTCCGACCGGGAGCGCGCGGGCCTCGAGCTCGCCGAGGCCTACGTCTACATCCATGAGGACGGCATCCCCGACGACGTCTACAACCGCATCGGCGGGGTGCTGAGCGAGAAGGAGTACGTCGCCCTCAGTTGGATCCTGGTGTCGATCAACGCGTTCAACCGGATCGCCATCGCGGGCCGGTACAGCACGCCGCCCCGCGACGACCTCGTCGGCGAAGACAAGGACGC is from Microbacterium sp. LWH3-1.2 and encodes:
- a CDS encoding carboxymuconolactone decarboxylase family protein is translated as MTAEHRVHLSRAARPAYQALSAFSKTVGGIAAENGIDDRLKELVQIHASQRNGCAYCVRVHVERALAAGVTADDIAQLPVWRESGVFSDRERAGLELAEAYVYIHEDGIPDDVYNRIGGVLSEKEYVALSWILVSINAFNRIAIAGRYSTPPRDDLVGEDKDAAAGAAW